The sequence below is a genomic window from Halostella salina.
ACATTCGTTGCTTCGCCTTTCGCGGACAGACACAAAAACGTTCACCTGTCGAGGGGTTCGTTGACCGCTCGGGATTGAGTAAACTTAACCGCACCGCACAGCTCAATCCCGGCCATGAGCGAACACCGTCGGATGCTGGCGTTCGACCTTGCCGACGAACGGTACTGCGTCGCGCTCGACCGGGTCCGAAACGTCCTCGACAGCGGGACGCTCGACCCGGAGGACGCGTCGGGGTCGGTCGCCGGCCGAATGGACGTCGACGGGGAGTCACTCCGGGTCGTCGACCTCAAGGACCTGTTCGGCGCGACCGTCTCGGTCCGACACAGCGAGGAGATAGAGCAGGGGGAACACGTGGTCGTCTTCGACTCGCGGACCGACGGCGAGGTGGACGCCTGGCTGGTCGACGAGGTGTACGACGCCGTCAGCACGGACATCGGGGACGTGCATCGGCCGTCGAGCCCGATCCCGCACGTCGAGGGGGTCCTCCACGTCGACGGTGATCGCGCGATGTGGATCGACGCGGATTCGATAAACGGATAGTGAGGCGGTCCGGTCGGTTACCGGATCGTGACCGCGTCCCGATACGACGGTCGCCCGGAAGATTCAACTGTGATAATTTGAAACGGTTTCGAAAGGATGGCGAGCAGCCGATCGAAGCCGGACGACACGGGGTCGCGTGACCTTCTCGCGGCGCTGGGGAGCAAGTACAGCGTCGAGATCCTGCATGCGACACGGACCCCGACCTCCGCACAGCGACTGAGCGACGAACTCGACGTGCCCATCGCGACGTGCTATCGTCGGATCGAGGAACTCGTCGACGCGGGACTGCTGGAGTGTGAGGGCCGGAATCTCTCCGAGGAGGGGCGACGGACGAACGTGTACCGCCGAACGCTCGACGAGATCACGGTTGATCTCACCTGCGAAGCGCCGACCGTCTCGCGGAAGGAGCGCTCCGAGGCGAAAAACCGGCTCCAGGACCAGATCGACGATTAGCCGCCACCGGGATCCGTCCTGCCCGTCGTCGTCACGTATATCCCGCCGAGCACGACCGCGCCCCCGAGCGCCGTGGCGGCCGTCGGGATCTCGGCGAGGAGCAGGGCGGCGAGCAGCGTGCTTCCGACCGGTTCGCCCAGCAACGAGACGCTGACGACGCTGGACTCGACGTGTTCCAGCGCCCAGTTGAGGACCGTGTGGCCGAACACCCCCGGACCGACGGCCATGCCGAGAAAGAGGAACCACTCCCGGGGCGGGTAGTCGACGACCGGCGCGTCGCCCGCCGCGACCAGCGCGAACAGCGTCGCCGCACAGGCGGCGTACACGACGGTGACGTAGGGGAACAGCGCGACGCGCTGCCGCATGGAGCGCCCCGCCAGAACGTACCCGGCCATGGCCACAGCGCCGACCAGGGCCAGGGCGTTGCCGAGGGTCGCGTTCCCGCCGACTGTCGCCGTTTCGCCGCCGGTCAGCGACATCGCGGCCGCGCCGGCGACGGCGACGAGAATCCCGGCGATGACGCGCCGATCCACGCGCTCGTTCAGGAACAGCGCAGCGCCGGCGGCGACGAACACCGGCTGGGTCTGGACGAGCGTCACCGAGGCCGCGACGCTGGTGTGGTTCAGGCTCTCGAACCACGACGCGAAGTGGACCGCAAGCGCGACGCCGGCGACGGCCGCCGAGAGGGCGTCCCGGCACGACAGTCGGCGGAAGTCGCCAGCGTGGCGAACGGCCGCAATCGGGGCGACCAGTGCCACGGTGAACAGGACGCGGTAGAACGCCGCCACGGTGCTTGGCGCGGCGCTCCACCGGACGAGAATAGCGCTCGTGCTGACCGCGACGACGGCGACGGCGAGCGCCCCCATCGGCGGGACACGGTCCGCAAGCGACCCGTTCATGGCACGACGGTCCCGTTGGACCCCCTTGCCGGTTGCGGTCGGCGGTCAGTTCCCGTCGAGCCACGCCTGCACGCTCGCCCACGCCGCGTCGGCCACTCGGTCCGTGTGTCCCGTCACGCGCTCGGCCGGCTGGCCGTTCGCCGTGCCGGCGGAGAACGTTCCCGGGACCCGCCCGGTTCCGGGCCAGGTCGTGTCGGCGCAGGCCCGGACGCCCTGACCGCACTCCGGCCCGGCGTACCGGACGTAGGCGGTGGCCATCGGCGAGGCGTCGGCGTACACGCGGTCGCCGCCCCGGCGCTCGTAGGCGACGGCGCCGTCGCGGTGGTCGGCGTCGAACGCATGGAGCACCTCGTGAATGACGAGATTGCGGGCGACCGCCGACCCGTCCCAGTACCGGGCCGCGCCGACGTTGGCCACGGTCGCCCCGTCGCCGTCGCCGACGCGCTCGATGCGGTGGCCGTAGCCGTTGCCGTAGTCGCCCGGGTCGTTGAGCAGGAAGAGGTGGACGGCGTCGCCGCCGTATGTCCGGACCGCGTCGGCCCAGCACCGCCGCAGCGTCGCCCGGTCGGCGGGCCAGACCGACGGCGCGGCGAGCGTCCACGAGAGCGCGTAGCCGTCGACCCGGTCCCGGAACCCCTCGGAGAGCGACCGCGCGGCGACGGTCGCCGCGCGGCGGTCGGCCATCGAACAGTCGTCGTGGAGGTGGACGACGAGCGTCAGTCCCGTCGCGGTCCGCCGCGCGGAGCCGAACCGGCGGCCCTCCAGCGAGCGGAGCGCCTCGCGTCGCCGTCGCGCCGTGCCGGTCCGGGCGTCGGGGTCGGCTCCGGGCATCGTCACCCCTCCAGCAGCTCCCGCGTCTTCCGGTGGCGATACCGGAACATCGGTTCGAACCCGACAAAGGCGATCGGGCCGACGGCCTCGCCGACCCGCCCGCCGGGGAGTTCGTACTCGACGCGGTCGCGGACCACGGTTTCGTCGCCGTCCGCGAAAAAGCGGTGCGTGTGGACCCAGCGGTCGAAGGGGCCGTCCTCCATGGCGTCGCGGAACGTCGCGGTCCCCTCGCCCTCCTCGCGCTCCGTGATGACGGAGGTCCAGCGCTGGCGCGGCCCGACGCCGAACGGCCGCATCGACATCCGGATCGACGACCCCGCTTCCAGCACGTCGGGGTCGGGGTCGCCGTCCGGCCCCGTCACCGACTCGACCCGGAGGTTGGCGAAGTCGGGCGTCAGCGCCTCCAGCCCCGTGACTCGGGAGTGGAACTCCCACACCTCGGACAGCGGCGCGGCGACCCGCGTCTCCCGACGGTAGACGGACATGTCCCATCCTACGGACGACAGCGGTAAAACAGTCGCGGCGCTCGCAGGGAAGCCACCGAGACGAAGCTATCCGACATTGCCACGCGGCCGCGCTTGGCGTTCATGCCGAGCGCACGGGGAAGGGCAGGCGCTCGAAGCGTGTCGCGGCGACCGCCGCGACTCGCGCAAACTGGCGGTACCTTAGCGAGAATCGCGCAGCGATTCTGGCGGCGTCTCCGTGAACGAAGTGAGCGGAGGCTCGGAGGACGCGAAGCGTCCTCCGGTAGACATTGAAACGGCGAGGCGCGACTGCCAAGGAGCGCCGAGGGCTTTCTATTTAAGCCGTTCCTGCAGGAACGACGGATGCGCGGCGGTCACGCCGTCGATGTCGAGGATGTCGTCGCTGATGATCGTGCCGAGTTCGTCGCCGTCCGCGGCGCGCACCTCGGCCATCAGCATGTGGTCGCCGCTGGAGGTGAACAGCGCCTCGACCTCCGGCAGGTCCTTGAGGCGCTGGGTCGCCTCGACGTAGCGCTCGCTTTCCACGTCGATGCCGACCATGGCGATGCTCTGGCTGGAGAGCTTCTTCGGGTCCACGTCGGCCGAGTAGCCGACGATCACCCCCTCCGACTCCAGCTTGTCGATGTACTTCCGGACGGTCGGTTTCGACACCTCCGCCCGGTCCGCGATCTCCGCGTAGGATGCCTGGGCGTCCTCCTCCAGGACGGAGAGAATACGGTCTTCCGTGGACTGCGTACTCATGTGAATATGTTTTGCTCCAACAGAAAAATATCTTTTGAAGCCAAAAACAGTCAGATCGCGGCGGTGATCGGTCGATCGGAGACGTGAAAACCGCAAGAGTGCGTCGAGGTTCGGCAGTTCGGCCGGCCTCGGTCTACGGAACCGGTCAGTGCGCTTACTTGTGGCGGTCGAGCAGGTCCGCGCTGCGCTCCCACTCGTAGTCGTCGTCGAAGTACCGCTCGGCGAGCGGTTCCTCCGGCATCTCGCCGATCGCCTGCTTCTCCTCCTGGTAGGACGGCCGGTCGTCGTCGACGTAGTAGCGGCCGGTGAGGACGGTGCCCTCGTAGAGCAGGTCCTCGGTCTCGTGCATCATCTCGGCGGCCTCGCGGCGGTCCGTCACGTCGTGGTCGTAGTCGTCGCTGTCCTGGATGTCGACGTAGGGGACGTACTGCTTGGCGTCCTTGTTCCAGGTCGGACACTGCGTGAGGAAGTCGATGTGCGCGAAGCCGTCGTGCTCGATGGCTTCGGTGATGATCTCCTTGGCCTGGTTCGGGTTGACGGCGGCCGTCCGGGCGACGTACGACGCGCCGGAGGTCAGCCCGAGCGACAGCGGCCGGATCGGCGTCTTGGCGCTGCCGGAGGGCTGGGTCTTGGACTTGTGACCCTTCGGGCTGGTGGGCGAGGTCTGGCCCTTCGTCAGCCCGAAGATCTCGTTGTTGAACACGATGTAGGTCATGTCGTGGTTCTCGCGGGCGGTGTGCATGAAGTGGTTCCCGCCGATGCCGTAGCCGTCGCCGTCGCCGCCGGCGGCGATGACCTCGACGCCGGGGTTGGCGAGCTTGGCGGCGCGAGCCACGGGGAGCGAGCGACCGTGGATCGTGTGGAAGCCGTACGTGTCCAGATAGCTGTTCAGCTTGCCCGAGCAGCCGATGCCGGTACAGACCAGCGTCTCGTCGGGCGTGCGGCCGACCTCGGGGAGTGCCTGCTTCAGCGCCTTCAGGACGCCGAAGTCACCACAGCCCGGACACCACGTCGGCTGCGGTTCGAGGCCGGGAGTGTACTCGTCGCGGTCGATGTCGCGTTCGTCGCCGATTGCGTTGAATGCGCTCATGGTTAGTCACCTGCTGCGGGTTCGACCCGGGTACCGGTCGCAAGGTCCGTGGCGCTGTCGTCGATCTCCGCCTCGAAGCCCTGGACGATCTCGCCCGGCTCGAACGGGTTGCCGTTGTACTTGAGGAGGCTGGTCATCTTGTCGCCGTACAGGCCGAGTTCCTTCTGGGTCAGCCCGCGGAACTGCGCCGTGGCGTTCATCTCGACGACGAGCGCCTCGTCGACGCTCTCGAGGAACTCCGTCATCTCGGCCTCGGGGAACGGCATCATGTCGCTGACGCCGATGGACTTGACCGAGTGACCGGCGTCGTTCAGCCGGTCGACGGCCTCCTCGACGGCACCCTGCTGGCTGCCCCAGGTGATGATCCCGTACTCGGCGTCGTCGGGACCGTGGTACGTCTGCTGGGTCTCGTGTTCCTCGTCGAGCTCCGTCCGGATGGACTCGAGCTTCTGCATCCGGCGGTCCATCTGGTAGACGCGGTTCTCGGGGTCCTCGCTGATGTGGCCCGGCGGGTTGTGTTCGTTGCCGGTCGCCAGGTAGCGGCCGCCCTTCTGGCCGGGGAGCGAGCGCGGGCTGACGCCGTCGTCGGTCTCGTGCTGGAAGCGGTGGAACTTCCCGGAGGCGTCGTGGGCCGCCTCGGCGATCTCGTCCTCCGTCATGACGCTGCCGGGGTCGGGGTTGGGCTCGCGGTCGAAGAAGCTCGCGTCGAGGTTCGTGTTCTCGCCGGAGAGCTTCTGGTCGAAGATGACGATGGCCGGGAGCTGGTACTCGTAGGCCATCTTGAACGCCATCCGCGTCTGGTCGTACGCCTCATCGACGGTGCCGGGCGCGAACACGACGCGGTTGGAGTCGCCCTGACTGGTGTAGAGGACGTGTTCGAGGTCGCCCTGCTCGGGCTTGGTCGGCATCCCGGTCGAGGGACCGGCACGCATCGCCTCGACGAGGACGACCGGCGTCTCGGTCATCTCGGCGAGGCCGAGCGGCTCGCTCATCAGCGCGAAGCCGCCGCCGGAGGAACCGGACATCGCCTTCACGCCGGCGTGGCTCGCGCCGACCGCGAGCGCCGCCGCCGCGATCTCGTCCTCGACCTGCTCGGAGATGCCGCCGAACTTCGGCAGGTTCTGGGACATGATGGTGAACACGTCGGTCCACGGGGTCATCGGATAGCCGGAGATGAACCGACAGCCCTCGTCGAGCGCGCCGTACGCGATGGCGTTCGACCCGGAGAGGAGCACCTGTTCCTCCTCGTGGTCGCCAGTGGGGACGCGCAGGTCGTGCTCGAACTCGTACTCCTCCTTGGTGTAATCGTAGGCGTCCTGGAGGATCTGGAGGTTCTGTTCGAGGATGTCTCCGCCCATAGCGTCGGCCATCAGGTCCTCGATGTGGTCGAGGTCCATGTCGAGCAGCGCCGCGGTGACGCCGACGCCGGCCGTGTTCCGCATGACCTCGCGGCCGTGTTCCTTGGCCATGCCACGGAGGTCGATGTCGAACACGTGCCAGTCGTTCTCCTCGACGCGTTCCTCGAAGTCGGGGATCTCCTCCGTGTCGAGCAGCCCCGAGTCGTAGACGATGATGCCGCCCTCACGGAGTTCGTCCAGGTTCTCCGACAGCGGCTTGGTCTCCTCGTTGCCGTAGTAGGCGTTCTCCTGCGGGTTCCGTGCGAAGGAGTCGCCCAGCGCGAGCAGACAGTTGTAGCCGTCGCCGCGGGATTTCACCTCGTCCTCAGCGGCCCGGATCTCGACGTAGGTGTGGCCGCCGCGGATGCGCGAGGGGTAGTGGCGATGCGTGAATACGTTCAGCCCCGAGCGCATCAGGGCCTTCGCGAAGTTCTGGCTCGTCGAGTCGATCCCGTCTCCGGAACCGCCCGCGATTCGCCAGATGAGTTCGTTGTCAGTCATAGTTGCAGGTCCCGGGCCCGTGTGGGCCACGACTACTGGAATTATTGGCTACACCCGGACTAAAGCCTTTGCTATCCATTAGCAAGGAACTATTGTGAGGAACCGAGACACCCGAACGCGCCACCGTGGTCCACGTAGTTGGACCGGTCGGTACGCCATCGCGACCGGCCTGTACGTTTATACCCGACGGGTGTCATGGTACGCGGGAGCATGGACGAACACGAATTCGACGAGATGGTCTCGTCGCTGACGCCCCACGAGTCGGCCGACGGGGTGACGACGTACCGCAACACCGTGAGCATCACGTGCCCGGCCTGCGACGACCCGTTCGACGACCTGGTCGTCTGCGAGGACGAGCTGAACAGCCTCGAACTCAGCATGCTACTCGACCTCTGTGTGACGACCCACGACGGCGACGTGTTGCTGTTCACGCACAAACACTGACGGACGGTCGCCGTCGGATTCCGTCGCTCCGACTCATTGCTCGCCGCGCCACTCCGCCCGGAACCGGTCGACGAACTCGGCCATGTACTCGTGGCGCTCCGCCGCCAGCGCCCGGCCGGTGTCGGTGTGCATCTCGTCGCGCAGGCGGAGCAGTTTCTCCGCGAAGTGGTCCAGCGCGCCGTACTCCGTCCCGTCGGGGTCCCAGAGGCGGTGACCGGCGACGCCGCTGAACGCGAACGTGCGGGCGATGCCGACCGCGCCCATCGCGTCGAGGTTGTCGGCGTCCCGGAGCACCTCGGCCTCCGGGGTTTTGGCCTCGTGTTCGACCCCGCGGAACTCGTACTCGTCGTGGACTTTCACGCAGTGGAGCACGTCCCCGATCCGGTCCTCGTCGACGCCAGCGGTGGTCAGTACGTCCCGTACCGTCTCCAGCGACTCGGCGGGGTGGACGCCGCCGTCGTCGCCCATCGCGCGGTGGAGGTCGTGGCACAGCGCCGCGACACCGACCGTCGCGTCGTCGGCACCCTCCGCCCGGGCGATGCGGACGCCGAGGTCGAACACCCGCCACGCGTGGTCCATGTCGTGGCCGGAGGAGTCGTCGCCGAGCCAGCGCTCCGTCTCGGCGGCCACCGCGGGGAACGGCGGCCGGTCGCGGTACCCGTCGGGGACATCGGGGAGGTCGGGAGGCATCGCGTTCGGCAGGGGAGTCACACCGCCTGCACTTCAACGACCCGTTTGGGAACGAACGCGGCTATCGGGCCCGTTCGCGAACGTCCCGGACGATGGCGTCGACGTCGAACTCGTCGTCGGCCTTGTCGAACACCGTCTCGCCGTCCACGTCGACGCGGAACACGCCGTGGTCGCCGGTGCGGAGCGTGACGGCGTCCAGATGCTCGCCGAGCGACGAAAGCAGCGCGTGCTGGACGTCTTCCGCGCGGTCGAGGAAGCCACAGGGGACGCAGTACTCGATTTCGACGTGTGTCATGGGCGACGGTACGGGCCGGAGCCGCAAAACGATACGGTCCTGCCCTCACGCCGCCTACGCGTTGCCGGGGTACTCCGCGGCGAGCGCGTCGAGGAACTGGTGGTGTTCGACGGTGTGGGGTGCGGTCAGCGGCGAGACGCTCACGCGGCCCTCGGCGACGGCGCGGCGGTCCGTGCCCTCGGGGTCCGGCACGTCGCCCTCGGCCATGCGCTCCCAGATCCGGTCGTGGAGCGTGACGACGCCGTCGTCGCGGGTCGCGTCCATGTCGTACACGTGCGAGGGCCGGGTCACTTCCATCGGCGCGGGCGAGCCGTCCGGCATCGGCGCGTTGACGTTGAGGTAGTCGGCGGCGTCGAACACGCCCGCGCCGAGCGCCCCCTCCGCGAGGTGTCTGGTCGCGCGGACCGCCTCCGCGTAGTCGTCCGGATCGGGTTCGAACTCGGACCAGGTCACGTCGCCGACCGGGACGTACAGCGACGCGGCGATCGCCGGGACGCCGAAGAAAGCCGCCTCGACGGCGGCGCTGACCGTCCCCGAGCGTCCGAGGACGTACGCGCCGAGGTTCGCGCCGGTGTTACAGCCCGACACGACCAGATCCGGATACGGTCCGAGTTCCTGAAGGCCGGCGACCACGCAGTCAGCCGGCGTCCCCTCGACGGCGTAGCCGAGTTCGTGTTCGGTCACGCCGACCTCGTCGGACATGGCGCGGCCGACCGCGCTCTGGTCGGTCGCGGGGGCGACGCCGGTGACGTTCCCCACGTCCGAGAGCGCGTCGTGGAGCGCGCGGAACCCGGGGCTGTCGATGCCGTCGTCGTTCGTCAGGAGGATCTCCGGCGGGTCGTCCATGCGCTCCGACTAGGAGGCACGGGCGAAAAGCCCACCGCTTACCGCGACGTTCCCCCGCGTCGCGGGCAGACCGCTGGTTCGGCTACGGCGGCACGCGGTCGACGGTCGACTCCTCGTCGACGACGAGGTTGTACGCGCCCTCGTCGTCGTTCCACAGCGCCAGCACACCCTCCAGAATGACCAGATCGCCGTAGTCGGCCGTCGCGAGGTCGGCGTTCAGCGTCGTCTCCCGGGTCAGCACGGCGTAGTGGTCGACGGACTCGCTCCCGTCGCCGACGCGGAACAGGGGGTTGGCGTCGCCCTCGCTCAGGTCGTGGCTCAGCTTGATCGCCACGAGGTCGATGCGGTTCGGCACGTGGCGCTCCATCTCGGCCATCTTCGCGAACCGGTCCGGGTCGGGGGCGAAGTCGTAGCGGCGTTCCCCGTCGGTCCGGAGGACGGCGTAGGAGAACTGGACGTCGGCGTTGACGAACTCGCCGGGGTCGTGTTCGGGGTCCGTCGCGGCGTCGTCCAGCCGGCGCTGGAACGGTGGAGTTGCCAGGTCCGGCTCGACCCTGAACGACCAGCCCTCGTCGCTCGGCTCCGCGCCGGGCCACAGCCGGACCGTCGGCGAGAACACGGTCGCGCGGTCCGTCAGCGAGCGCTCGACCTCGCGGAGTCCGATGCTCGTGTTCCGGTCGGCCGGCGCGAGCCCGACGAGCGACCCGTCGTCGGCGAGCGCGTCGAGGTAGCGCCGCGCGACGGCCTCGGGGTCGTCGAGTTCGGAGAGGACGTTGGCGAACAGCACGAGGTCGAACTCGCCGTCGGGATCGAACGCCTCCGCCCGCTCCCGGTGGACGGTCGCGTGGAAGTTCCGCCCCGTCCCGTCGAGCAGTCGCTCCAGCACGTCGGCGGCGTCGCTCGGCTCGACGGCGTGGTACTCCACGAGCGCGTCGTCGGGCAGGAAGTCGTGGAGCCCGAGCGCCGGCCCGCCGGTGCCCGCGCCCACGTCCAGCACGCGGAGTTTGCGAGGGAGCAGGTCTGCCTCGCCCAGTTCGGCCAGCACGTACTGGACGGCGGCGTAGTAGTCGGGCAGGTGGTAGATGGCGTAGCCAAGCGCCGCCCGTTCGTCGTATTCGACGGGGTGCTGTCGGTAGTAGGCGTCCTTGAGCCGGCGGATCGTCTCCCGGAGTTCGTCGCCGCGCTCGCCGGCGTGCCAGT
It includes:
- a CDS encoding DMT family transporter; the protein is MNGSLADRVPPMGALAVAVVAVSTSAILVRWSAAPSTVAAFYRVLFTVALVAPIAAVRHAGDFRRLSCRDALSAAVAGVALAVHFASWFESLNHTSVAASVTLVQTQPVFVAAGAALFLNERVDRRVIAGILVAVAGAAAMSLTGGETATVGGNATLGNALALVGAVAMAGYVLAGRSMRQRVALFPYVTVVYAACAATLFALVAAGDAPVVDYPPREWFLFLGMAVGPGVFGHTVLNWALEHVESSVVSVSLLGEPVGSTLLAALLLAEIPTAATALGGAVVLGGIYVTTTGRTDPGGG
- a CDS encoding 2-oxoacid:acceptor oxidoreductase subunit alpha, producing the protein MTDNELIWRIAGGSGDGIDSTSQNFAKALMRSGLNVFTHRHYPSRIRGGHTYVEIRAAEDEVKSRGDGYNCLLALGDSFARNPQENAYYGNEETKPLSENLDELREGGIIVYDSGLLDTEEIPDFEERVEENDWHVFDIDLRGMAKEHGREVMRNTAGVGVTAALLDMDLDHIEDLMADAMGGDILEQNLQILQDAYDYTKEEYEFEHDLRVPTGDHEEEQVLLSGSNAIAYGALDEGCRFISGYPMTPWTDVFTIMSQNLPKFGGISEQVEDEIAAAALAVGASHAGVKAMSGSSGGGFALMSEPLGLAEMTETPVVLVEAMRAGPSTGMPTKPEQGDLEHVLYTSQGDSNRVVFAPGTVDEAYDQTRMAFKMAYEYQLPAIVIFDQKLSGENTNLDASFFDREPNPDPGSVMTEDEIAEAAHDASGKFHRFQHETDDGVSPRSLPGQKGGRYLATGNEHNPPGHISEDPENRVYQMDRRMQKLESIRTELDEEHETQQTYHGPDDAEYGIITWGSQQGAVEEAVDRLNDAGHSVKSIGVSDMMPFPEAEMTEFLESVDEALVVEMNATAQFRGLTQKELGLYGDKMTSLLKYNGNPFEPGEIVQGFEAEIDDSATDLATGTRVEPAAGD
- the surE gene encoding 5'/3'-nucleotidase SurE, with product MDDPPEILLTNDDGIDSPGFRALHDALSDVGNVTGVAPATDQSAVGRAMSDEVGVTEHELGYAVEGTPADCVVAGLQELGPYPDLVVSGCNTGANLGAYVLGRSGTVSAAVEAAFFGVPAIAASLYVPVGDVTWSEFEPDPDDYAEAVRATRHLAEGALGAGVFDAADYLNVNAPMPDGSPAPMEVTRPSHVYDMDATRDDGVVTLHDRIWERMAEGDVPDPEGTDRRAVAEGRVSVSPLTAPHTVEHHQFLDALAAEYPGNA
- a CDS encoding DUF7385 family protein; protein product: MDEHEFDEMVSSLTPHESADGVTTYRNTVSITCPACDDPFDDLVVCEDELNSLELSMLLDLCVTTHDGDVLLFTHKH
- a CDS encoding HD domain-containing protein — translated: MTPLPNAMPPDLPDVPDGYRDRPPFPAVAAETERWLGDDSSGHDMDHAWRVFDLGVRIARAEGADDATVGVAALCHDLHRAMGDDGGVHPAESLETVRDVLTTAGVDEDRIGDVLHCVKVHDEYEFRGVEHEAKTPEAEVLRDADNLDAMGAVGIARTFAFSGVAGHRLWDPDGTEYGALDHFAEKLLRLRDEMHTDTGRALAAERHEYMAEFVDRFRAEWRGEQ
- a CDS encoding thiamine pyrophosphate-dependent enzyme, with amino-acid sequence MSAFNAIGDERDIDRDEYTPGLEPQPTWCPGCGDFGVLKALKQALPEVGRTPDETLVCTGIGCSGKLNSYLDTYGFHTIHGRSLPVARAAKLANPGVEVIAAGGDGDGYGIGGNHFMHTARENHDMTYIVFNNEIFGLTKGQTSPTSPKGHKSKTQPSGSAKTPIRPLSLGLTSGASYVARTAAVNPNQAKEIITEAIEHDGFAHIDFLTQCPTWNKDAKQYVPYVDIQDSDDYDHDVTDRREAAEMMHETEDLLYEGTVLTGRYYVDDDRPSYQEEKQAIGEMPEEPLAERYFDDDYEWERSADLLDRHK
- a CDS encoding winged helix-turn-helix domain-containing protein — encoded protein: MASSRSKPDDTGSRDLLAALGSKYSVEILHATRTPTSAQRLSDELDVPIATCYRRIEELVDAGLLECEGRNLSEEGRRTNVYRRTLDEITVDLTCEAPTVSRKERSEAKNRLQDQIDD
- a CDS encoding chemotaxis protein CheW; this encodes MSEHRRMLAFDLADERYCVALDRVRNVLDSGTLDPEDASGSVAGRMDVDGESLRVVDLKDLFGATVSVRHSEEIEQGEHVVVFDSRTDGEVDAWLVDEVYDAVSTDIGDVHRPSSPIPHVEGVLHVDGDRAMWIDADSING
- a CDS encoding SelT/SelW/SelH family protein encodes the protein MTHVEIEYCVPCGFLDRAEDVQHALLSSLGEHLDAVTLRTGDHGVFRVDVDGETVFDKADDEFDVDAIVRDVRERAR
- a CDS encoding small ribosomal subunit Rsm22 family protein codes for the protein MTDRREAVRSNAKYLRNVRPVDPEEVCEYVEGQPHPAVVRRILREEAFDLGLVEREDGTFVPVADGAVRPTFRGVEAFPESYAGALDDLLVERYGADWHAGERGDELRETIRRLKDAYYRQHPVEYDERAALGYAIYHLPDYYAAVQYVLAELGEADLLPRKLRVLDVGAGTGGPALGLHDFLPDDALVEYHAVEPSDAADVLERLLDGTGRNFHATVHRERAEAFDPDGEFDLVLFANVLSELDDPEAVARRYLDALADDGSLVGLAPADRNTSIGLREVERSLTDRATVFSPTVRLWPGAEPSDEGWSFRVEPDLATPPFQRRLDDAATDPEHDPGEFVNADVQFSYAVLRTDGERRYDFAPDPDRFAKMAEMERHVPNRIDLVAIKLSHDLSEGDANPLFRVGDGSESVDHYAVLTRETTLNADLATADYGDLVILEGVLALWNDDEGAYNLVVDEESTVDRVPP
- the lrpA1 gene encoding HTH-type transcriptional regulator LrpA1; its protein translation is MSTQSTEDRILSVLEEDAQASYAEIADRAEVSKPTVRKYIDKLESEGVIVGYSADVDPKKLSSQSIAMVGIDVESERYVEATQRLKDLPEVEALFTSSGDHMLMAEVRAADGDELGTIISDDILDIDGVTAAHPSFLQERLK
- a CDS encoding SRPBCC family protein; translated protein: MSVYRRETRVAAPLSEVWEFHSRVTGLEALTPDFANLRVESVTGPDGDPDPDVLEAGSSIRMSMRPFGVGPRQRWTSVITEREEGEGTATFRDAMEDGPFDRWVHTHRFFADGDETVVRDRVEYELPGGRVGEAVGPIAFVGFEPMFRYRHRKTRELLEG